A window from Telopea speciosissima isolate NSW1024214 ecotype Mountain lineage chromosome 8, Tspe_v1, whole genome shotgun sequence encodes these proteins:
- the LOC122671849 gene encoding auxin-responsive protein IAA31, whose translation MGKANHSSSSSIDSSKHPTISSASSSSLCHQPKSSIASRDLSTDLRLGLTLSRSTSLFPGTFSNSDSREQASDWPPLKPLLRSTLGDQKGKNRERRPSFFVKVYMEGVPIGRKLDLFAHHGYDGLITTLAHMFKTSILYPDRDRVHSESDQYHVLTYEDKEGDWMMVGDVPWEMFVTTVKRLEITRANRC comes from the exons ATGGGGAAGGCCAACCATTCTTCTTCGTCGTCGATTGACAGCAGCAAACACCCAACTATCTCATCTGCATCGTCTTCCTCTCTTTGCCACCAACCAAAGAGTAGTATTGCCAGCAGAGACTTGAGCACAGATCTTCGGCTTGGACTCACCCTTTCAAGATCCACCTCTCTATTCCCCGGTACCTTCTCCAATTCTGATTCCAG ggAGCAAGCATCAGATTGGCCACCGCTGAAACCGCTACTGAGGAGTACACTTGGAGATCAGAAAGGAAAGAATCGGGAAAGACGACCCTCCTTCTTCGTGAAGGTATACATGGAAGGGGTTCCAATTGGCCGGAAGTTGGACCTCTTTGCTCACCATGGTTATGACGGCCTAATCACCACTCTTGCCCACATGTTCAAGACCAGCATTCTCT ACCCTGATAGGGATAGAGTCCATTCTGAGTCAGATCAATATCATGTATTAACGTACGAAGACAAGGAAGGAGATTGGATGATGGTGGGGGACGTTCCTTGGGA GATGTTCGTGACCACTGTGAAGAGACTCGAGATCACCAGAGCTAACAGATGCTAG